One Amaranthus tricolor cultivar Red isolate AtriRed21 chromosome 10, ASM2621246v1, whole genome shotgun sequence genomic window carries:
- the LOC130825583 gene encoding uncharacterized protein LOC130825583 isoform X1, which produces MEFEEWELSAEQLDSLEKDAFRQIAQRNNSNSSSSSSSAATTTKPNTTVPCSNRSHSQVDACLGSRVLPPSIAQVKHDDSSKEARKHTVKLFLHASGSIAARFSYDQVLVNAVKKIPKATWNAKERLWMFPLSSLSSAEEIIKGIHGLKIELDNLDPLVRRAIAAATAVPDLQDRYDRIPSYIESELLPFQREGVRFVLQHGGRALIADEMGLGKTIQAIALSTCFREAWPVLVLTPSSLRLHWASMIHEWLKIPPSDIVVLLSQCSGSNRGGFSVVSTAKGAARLDGVFNIISYDSVAKLQGTLISSEFKVVIADESHYLKNAQAKRTTATLPVIGKAQYAILLSGTPALSRPIELFKQLEALYPGVYKNVHEYGNRYCRGGVFGLYQGSSNHEELHDLMKATLMIRRLKKDVLAELPVKRRQKVFLDLAEKELRPIKALFLELGALKDRIKASKSGDENEALKFSEKSLINKIYTDSAEAKIPAVLEYLGIVIEAGCKFIIFAHHQTMIEAIHKFLQKKKVGCIRIDGSTPAASRQALATDFQEKEAIKAAILSIKAGGVGLTLTAASTVIFAELSWTPGDMIQAEDRAHRIGQVSSVNVYYLLANDTVDDIIWDVVQNKLENLGQVLDGHENTMEVSHNRSSYSPAKQKTLHSYPLPSTSPAKQKTLHSFASPSSSPLKQKKLDCYLKRCSSTEITDVEPQSKHPKN; this is translated from the exons ATGGAGTTTGAAGAATGGGAATTGAGTGCCGAACAACTTGATTCTCTCGAAAAAGATGCTTTTCGTCAAATTGCTCAACGCAACAATTCAAATTCTTcgtcttcttcttcctctgctGCTACTACTACTAAACCGAACACAACAGTCCCTTGTTCTAATCGCTCTCATTCTCAG GTTGATGCTTGTTTAGGGTCCAGAGTCTTACCACCGTCAATTGCACAGGTTAAACATG ATGATTCTTCTAAGGAGGCACGAAAGCATACTGTCAAGCTCTTTCTTCATGCTAGTGGAAGTATTGCTGCCAGGTTTTCTTATGACCAG GTTCTTGTGAACGCAGTCAAGAAGATTCCAAAAGCTACCTGGAATGCAAAAGAGAG GCTATGGATGTTTCCGCTTTCTTCTTTGTCATCTGCTGAAGAAATTATTAAGGGGATACATGGCTTGAAAATTGAG TTAGATAATCTGGATCCCTTAGTTCGACGAGCTATAGCTGCTGCGACTGCTGTTCCTGATCTTCAAG ATCGTTATGACAGGATACCAAGCTATATAGAATCAGAGCTTTTACCATTTCAGCGGGAAGGTGTAAG GTTCGTGTTGCAGCATGGAGGGCGTGCTCTTATAGCAGATGAAATGGGTTTGGGTAAGACTATACAG GCAATTGCTTTGTCTACATGTTTCCGTGAAGCGTGGCCTGTTTTGGTGCTTACACCTTCGTCTTTGCGTTTGCATTGGGCTTCT ATGATACATGAATGGCTGAAGATACCTCCGTCAGATATTGTT GTGTTATTATCTCAATGTAGTGGATCAAATAGAGGAGGGTTTTCAGTGGTATCCACAGCGAAGGGGGCTGCTCGTCTTGATGGTGTGTTCAATATCATCTCTTATGATTCTGTTGCTAAGCTACAAGGGACTCTTATATCATCAGAATTTAAG GTTGTCATTGCTGATGAGTCACATTATTTGAAGAATGCTCAAGCAAAGAGAACAACTGCTACTCTTCCTGTTATAGGG AAAGCCCAATATGCAATTTTACTAAGTGGAACTCCTGCACTTTCGAGACCTATTGAGCTATTCAAGCAG CTTGAAGCTCTCTATCCTGGTGTCTACAAGAATGTCCATGAATATGGCAATCGATATTGTAGGGGT GGAGTATTTGGACTATACCAAGGGTCAAGTAATCATGAAGAATTGCACGATTTAATGAAAGCCACACTCATGATACGCAGACTGAAAAAGGATGTTCTCGCTGAGCTTCCTGTAAAACGGAGGCAGAAG GTCTTTTTGGATTTGGCTGAAAAGGAGTTGAGACCAATCAAGGCATTGTTTCTTGAG CTTGGGGCACTTAAAGACAGGATCAAAGCTAGCAAGTCCGGGGATGAAAATGAGGCTCTCAAATTTTCGGAAAAGAGCTTGATAAACAAG ATATATACTGATTCTGCAGAAGCTAAAATTCCAGCAGTTTTGGAGTACTTAGGAATTGTTATTGAG GCTGGatgtaaatttataatatttgcgCACCATCAAACCATGATTGAAGCAATTCACAAGTTCCTACAG AAGAAAAAAGTTGGTTGTATCCGTATCGATGGCAGTACACCTGCTGCATCAAGACAAGCTCTGGCGACAGATTTTCAGGAAAAGGAAGCAATTAAGGCTGCAATT CTATCAATAAAAGCTGGAGGTGTTGGTTTAACCCTAACAGCAGCAAGCACTGTAATCTTTGCTGAGTTGTCATGGACCCCTGGTGACATGATACAAGCCGAAGATCGTGCTCATAGAATCGGTCAG GTTTCTTCTGTCAATGTGTATTACCTTCTAGCAAATGACACCGTTGATGATATCATCTG GGATGTTGTTCAGAATAAACTAGAAAATTTGGGACAG GTTCTTGATGGACATGAAAATACGATGGAAGTTTCACACAACAGATCAAGTTATAGTCCTGCAAAACAGAAGACACTTCATTCTTACCCCTTGCCTAGCACTAGTCCTGCTAAACAGAAGACACTCCACTCTTTCGCTTCACCTAGTTCTAGTCCATTGAAGCAGAAAAAACTCGATTGTTACCTAAAACGTTGCTCTAGCACTGAAATTACTGATGTCGAGCCTCAATCAAAACATCCGAAAAACTGA
- the LOC130825583 gene encoding uncharacterized protein LOC130825583 isoform X2, translating into MEFEEWELSAEQLDSLEKDAFRQIAQRNNSNSSSSSSSAATTTKPNTTVPCSNRSHSQVDACLGSRVLPPSIAQVKHDDSSKEARKHTVKLFLHASGSIAARFSYDQVLVNAVKKIPKATWNAKERLWMFPLSSLSSAEEIIKGIHGLKIELDNLDPLVRRAIAAATAVPDLQDRYDRIPSYIESELLPFQREGVRFVLQHGGRALIADEMGLGKTIQAIALSTCFREAWPVLVLTPSSLRLHWASMIHEWLKIPPSDIVVLLSQCSGSNRGGFSVVSTAKGAARLDGVFNIISYDSVAKLQGTLISSEFKKAQYAILLSGTPALSRPIELFKQLEALYPGVYKNVHEYGNRYCRGGVFGLYQGSSNHEELHDLMKATLMIRRLKKDVLAELPVKRRQKVFLDLAEKELRPIKALFLELGALKDRIKASKSGDENEALKFSEKSLINKIYTDSAEAKIPAVLEYLGIVIEAGCKFIIFAHHQTMIEAIHKFLQKKKVGCIRIDGSTPAASRQALATDFQEKEAIKAAILSIKAGGVGLTLTAASTVIFAELSWTPGDMIQAEDRAHRIGQVSSVNVYYLLANDTVDDIIWDVVQNKLENLGQVLDGHENTMEVSHNRSSYSPAKQKTLHSYPLPSTSPAKQKTLHSFASPSSSPLKQKKLDCYLKRCSSTEITDVEPQSKHPKN; encoded by the exons ATGGAGTTTGAAGAATGGGAATTGAGTGCCGAACAACTTGATTCTCTCGAAAAAGATGCTTTTCGTCAAATTGCTCAACGCAACAATTCAAATTCTTcgtcttcttcttcctctgctGCTACTACTACTAAACCGAACACAACAGTCCCTTGTTCTAATCGCTCTCATTCTCAG GTTGATGCTTGTTTAGGGTCCAGAGTCTTACCACCGTCAATTGCACAGGTTAAACATG ATGATTCTTCTAAGGAGGCACGAAAGCATACTGTCAAGCTCTTTCTTCATGCTAGTGGAAGTATTGCTGCCAGGTTTTCTTATGACCAG GTTCTTGTGAACGCAGTCAAGAAGATTCCAAAAGCTACCTGGAATGCAAAAGAGAG GCTATGGATGTTTCCGCTTTCTTCTTTGTCATCTGCTGAAGAAATTATTAAGGGGATACATGGCTTGAAAATTGAG TTAGATAATCTGGATCCCTTAGTTCGACGAGCTATAGCTGCTGCGACTGCTGTTCCTGATCTTCAAG ATCGTTATGACAGGATACCAAGCTATATAGAATCAGAGCTTTTACCATTTCAGCGGGAAGGTGTAAG GTTCGTGTTGCAGCATGGAGGGCGTGCTCTTATAGCAGATGAAATGGGTTTGGGTAAGACTATACAG GCAATTGCTTTGTCTACATGTTTCCGTGAAGCGTGGCCTGTTTTGGTGCTTACACCTTCGTCTTTGCGTTTGCATTGGGCTTCT ATGATACATGAATGGCTGAAGATACCTCCGTCAGATATTGTT GTGTTATTATCTCAATGTAGTGGATCAAATAGAGGAGGGTTTTCAGTGGTATCCACAGCGAAGGGGGCTGCTCGTCTTGATGGTGTGTTCAATATCATCTCTTATGATTCTGTTGCTAAGCTACAAGGGACTCTTATATCATCAGAATTTAAG AAAGCCCAATATGCAATTTTACTAAGTGGAACTCCTGCACTTTCGAGACCTATTGAGCTATTCAAGCAG CTTGAAGCTCTCTATCCTGGTGTCTACAAGAATGTCCATGAATATGGCAATCGATATTGTAGGGGT GGAGTATTTGGACTATACCAAGGGTCAAGTAATCATGAAGAATTGCACGATTTAATGAAAGCCACACTCATGATACGCAGACTGAAAAAGGATGTTCTCGCTGAGCTTCCTGTAAAACGGAGGCAGAAG GTCTTTTTGGATTTGGCTGAAAAGGAGTTGAGACCAATCAAGGCATTGTTTCTTGAG CTTGGGGCACTTAAAGACAGGATCAAAGCTAGCAAGTCCGGGGATGAAAATGAGGCTCTCAAATTTTCGGAAAAGAGCTTGATAAACAAG ATATATACTGATTCTGCAGAAGCTAAAATTCCAGCAGTTTTGGAGTACTTAGGAATTGTTATTGAG GCTGGatgtaaatttataatatttgcgCACCATCAAACCATGATTGAAGCAATTCACAAGTTCCTACAG AAGAAAAAAGTTGGTTGTATCCGTATCGATGGCAGTACACCTGCTGCATCAAGACAAGCTCTGGCGACAGATTTTCAGGAAAAGGAAGCAATTAAGGCTGCAATT CTATCAATAAAAGCTGGAGGTGTTGGTTTAACCCTAACAGCAGCAAGCACTGTAATCTTTGCTGAGTTGTCATGGACCCCTGGTGACATGATACAAGCCGAAGATCGTGCTCATAGAATCGGTCAG GTTTCTTCTGTCAATGTGTATTACCTTCTAGCAAATGACACCGTTGATGATATCATCTG GGATGTTGTTCAGAATAAACTAGAAAATTTGGGACAG GTTCTTGATGGACATGAAAATACGATGGAAGTTTCACACAACAGATCAAGTTATAGTCCTGCAAAACAGAAGACACTTCATTCTTACCCCTTGCCTAGCACTAGTCCTGCTAAACAGAAGACACTCCACTCTTTCGCTTCACCTAGTTCTAGTCCATTGAAGCAGAAAAAACTCGATTGTTACCTAAAACGTTGCTCTAGCACTGAAATTACTGATGTCGAGCCTCAATCAAAACATCCGAAAAACTGA